The Gasterosteus aculeatus chromosome 8, fGasAcu3.hap1.1, whole genome shotgun sequence genome has a window encoding:
- the LOC120823863 gene encoding pyroglutamyl-peptidase 1, with protein sequence MDNSKRTVVVTGFGPFGEHAVNASWVAVQELKKLGLGGEVDLHVSEVPVEYQTVQSLVPSLWKKHHPLLVVHVGVSGMATTVTLEKCGRNHGYKGLDNSSFCPDSQCCIVGGPDCINSVIDMESVCKRVTSSGLGVAVSVSKDAGRYLCDFTYYTSLYLSHGRSAFVHVPPLGKPYSGEDLGRALQAIIQEMLELLDQAEEKIHCQQHFH encoded by the exons ATGGACAACAGCAAGCGGACAGTGGTCGTTACAG GTTTTGGGCCATTTGGTGAGCACGCGGTCAACGCCAGCTGGGTAGCAGTAcag GAACTGAAGAAGCTCGGACTCGGAGGTGAAGTGGACTTGCATGTGTCCGAGGTTCCCGTAGAGTACCAGACAGTCCAGAGTTTGGTTCCTTCATTATGGAAGAAGCATCATCCACTG TTGGTAGTTCATGTCGGCGTCTCAGGGATGGCCACCACCGTCACGTTGGAGAAGTGTGGAAGAAACCATGGCTACAAGGGCCTCGACAACAGCAGTTTCTGTCCCGATTCAcagtgttgcattgtgggaggcCCGGACTGCATCAACTCAGTTATCGACATGGAATCAGTCTGTAAGAGAGTGACTTCCTCGGGCCTAGGAGTCGCTGTGTCTGTATCCAAAGACGCTGGAAG GTATTTATGTGATTTCACCTACTACACATCTCTGTACCTGAGCCATGGCCGCTCGGCCTTCGTTCACGTGCCTCCACTTGGAAAGCCTTACAGCGGGGAAGACCTGGGCCGTGCGCTGCAGGCCATCATCCAGGAGATGCTGGAGCTTCTGGACCAGGCTGAAGAGAAAATCCACTGCCAGCAGCACTTCCACTAA
- the lsm4 gene encoding U6 snRNA-associated Sm-like protein LSm4, which produces MLPLSLLKTAQNHPMLVELKNGETYNGHLVSCDNWMNINLREVICTSRDGDKFWRMPECYIRGSTIKYLRIPDEIIDMVKEEVVSKGRGRGGPQQNKQQGKGGRGGGASRGLFGGRGRGMTGPSRGQQQQLQLQPQDKKQGKPQGMKNQH; this is translated from the exons ATG CTTCCACTATCTCTGCTGAAGACCGCCCAGAACCACCCTATG CTGGTTGAGTTAAAGAACGGGGAGACGTACAACGGTCACCTGGTGAGCTGTGACAACTGGATGAACATCAACCTGAGAGAAGTCATTTGCACTTCAAGG GATGGCGATAAGTTCTGGAGAATGCCCGAGTGCTACATCAGAGGAAGCACCATCAAGTACTTGCGAATCCCTGATGAGATTATTGACatggtgaaggaggaggtggtgtcaAAGGGTCGTGGACGTGGAGGCCCCCAGCAGAACAAACAGCAGggcaaaggaggaagaggaggaggagctagcCGAG GCCTGTTTGGCGGGCGTGGTAGAGGAATGACTGGTCCCAGTCGaggtcaacagcagcagcttcagctgCAGCCGCAGGATAAGAAACAAGGCAAACCACAGGGAATGAAAAACCAGCACTAA